A section of the Zymoseptoria tritici IPO323 chromosome 9, whole genome shotgun sequence genome encodes:
- the CYP-37 gene encoding putative P450 monooxygenase (P450 putatively acting on a cyclic terpene compound or moiety. p450 similar to GA14-synthase (gibberellin biosynthesis) and other p450s found next to terpene biosynthetic genes in other fungi. Similar to GW.6.229.1. Similarities were assessed both by multiple and local sequence alignments.. ...), whose amino-acid sequence MTTIELLRGAVNTIVGPERIIPWPATLAIAAVGWWILSSWLRPVSKFPTINDPKENWTSFPAKKAYLKNCQHLLKEGARKFSGPFNLTTDNGTTMLIFSPEYIDAINEQESLSFPEYAIRNLNLKGYKTFRTFGPQPDHMFYEAVIKGLTRNLAKFTKPLSLEMDACLLSSWGESTEWHSVEAKEDVLDFVARLSSLIFLGPDFVHNKEWIRIAKNYTVDTFTAIAICRYIPALIRPLFVQFLPLCRKVRRDYTTCANILAPVLASREAELKAAKSESRPPNLPDDAIEWFRNAAHGREYNQTDVQVSLQVASIHTTTDLLAQAILNLCAHPEMVVPLREEAIAVLSTQGWQKTALTSLHLLDSFLKETQRLKPINVTSLHRYATRDTTLSGGIHIPQGTNLGIHSYNLFNPDIYTSPETFDGYRYLRLRQSDPKWEHKGHLVSTSVEHTGFAHGKNACPGRFFAANEVKIAMVHVLLKYDVKVERKEDAMWITYGPNCYVNPKARMWVRRRREEVDLEALARE is encoded by the exons ATGACGACCATCGAGCTGCTTCGGGGTGCCGTCAACACCATCGTCGGTCCAGAGCGTATAATACCATGGCCTGCTACTCTCGCCATTGCAGCTGTGGGTTGGTGGATCCTCTCCTCATGGCTCCGACCCGTCTCCAAATTCCCCACAATCAACGACCCAAAGGAGAACTGGACATCCTTCCCGGCCAAGAAAGCATACCTCAAGAATTGCCAACATTTGCTGAAAGAAGGTGCTCGTAAG TTCTCCGGCCCCTTCAACCTCACCACCGACAATGGCACAACAATGCTCATTTTCTCGCCCGAATACATCGACGCCATCAACGAGCAAGAATCTCTCAGTTTCCCGGAATATGCGATCCGGAATCTCAACCTGAAAGGATACAAAACCTTCCGCACGTTTGGACCGCAGCCGGATCATATGTTTTATGAGGCGGTCATCAAGGGACTGACGCGGAATTTGG CCAAATTCACCAAGCCGCTTTCTCTGGAAATGGACGCTTGTCTGCTCTCTTCCTGGGGCGAGAGTACAGAGTG GCACTCCGTCGAAGCGAAAGAGGACGTCttagacttcgtcgcccgcctctcctccctcatcttcctcggccCGGACTTCGTCCACAACAAAGAATGGATCCGCATCGCAAAGAACTACACCGTCGACACATTCACCGCCATCGCCATCTGCCGCTACATCCCCGCTCTCATCCGGCCTTTGTTCGTCCAATTTCTCCCCCTCTGTCGCAAAGTGCGCCGCGACTACACCACCTGCGCCAACATCCTCGCCCCCGTCCTCGCCTCCCGCGAAGCCGAACTCAAAGCCGCCAAATCGGAGTCCCGCCCTCCCAACCTCCCCGACGACGCAATCGAATGGTTCCGTAACGCTGCCCACGGCCGGGAATACAACCAGACGGACGTCCAAGTCTCCCTGCAAGTCGCCTCCATCCACACGACCaccgacctcctcgcccaaGCCATCCTCAACCTCTGCGCTCACCCCGAAATGGTCGTCCCGCTCCGCGAAGAAGCCATCGCCGTGCTCAGCACCCAAGGCTGGCAGAAAACCGCTctcacctccctccacctcctcgacTCCTTCCTCAAAGAAACGCAACGCCTCAAACCCATCAACGTCACCTCCCTCCATCGCTACGCCACCCGCGACACAACACTCTCCGGGGGAATCCACATCCCCCAGGGTACGAACCTGGGAATCCACTCGTACAACCTCTTCAATCCGGACATCTACACTTCCCCAGAAACCTTCGACGGATACAGATATCTCCGTCTCCGACAGAGCGATCCGAAGTGGGAACACAAGGGTCATTTGGTGAGTACTTCCGTCGAACACACGGGATTCGCGCATGGGAAAAATGCTTGTCCCGGGAGATTTTTCGCGGCGAATGAGGTGAAGATTGCGATGGTGCATGTGCTGTTGAAGTATGATGTcaaggtggagaggaaggaggatgcGATGTGGATTACGTATGGGCCGAATTGTTATGTGAATCCGAAGGCGAGGAtgtgggtgaggaggaggagggaagaggtTGATTTGGAGGCGCTGGCGAGGGAGTGA